The Mucilaginibacter yixingensis genome window below encodes:
- a CDS encoding MBL fold metallo-hydrolase produces MTIASSRRKGGKYINIVPTDAAGLGKFLHILKAYATNKEESIPKKQLGPFKTDASIYKTPADNGLRITWIGHSSLLIEIDGKRILTDPVWSDRVSFSQWMGPKRFFNPPLPLEQLPPLDAVIVSHDHYDHLDKATIRFFADKEIPFYTSMGVGRYLEKFGIIKNFINEMDWGDSVMLGDDCVITAAPARHFSGRGIFNRDQTLWSSFVIKGHTHNIFFGADSGWFEEFHNIGDTFGPFDLTMLEIGAYHHLWADIHMGPNHATNAHLALKGKLMMPIHWGTFNLALHAWHEPVDLLLKYAKEKNIELFLPSPGTPTEVKGAFNSAWWEPFLS; encoded by the coding sequence ATGACCATCGCTAGCTCCCGCCGCAAAGGCGGGAAATACATTAATATTGTGCCTACCGATGCTGCGGGACTAGGCAAATTTCTGCATATACTCAAAGCTTACGCCACCAATAAAGAAGAAAGTATCCCTAAAAAGCAACTCGGTCCGTTTAAAACGGATGCTTCAATTTACAAAACACCTGCTGACAACGGACTGCGCATTACCTGGATCGGTCACTCCAGCCTGCTCATTGAAATTGACGGCAAGCGTATTCTGACTGACCCTGTTTGGAGCGACCGCGTATCATTTAGTCAGTGGATGGGACCGAAACGTTTTTTCAACCCGCCGTTGCCATTGGAGCAGTTGCCGCCGCTGGATGCCGTGATTGTCTCGCACGATCATTATGATCATCTGGATAAGGCTACCATCCGCTTTTTTGCCGATAAGGAAATCCCTTTCTATACCTCGATGGGTGTGGGCCGGTACCTGGAGAAATTCGGCATCATCAAGAATTTCATCAATGAGATGGATTGGGGCGACAGCGTGATGCTGGGCGACGATTGCGTAATCACCGCCGCTCCGGCGCGACATTTTTCTGGACGGGGGATCTTTAACCGCGATCAAACCCTGTGGTCGTCATTTGTTATCAAAGGCCATACTCATAATATCTTTTTCGGGGCCGATTCAGGCTGGTTTGAGGAGTTCCACAACATTGGCGATACGTTCGGTCCGTTTGACCTGACTATGCTGGAGATTGGCGCCTACCATCATCTCTGGGCCGATATACATATGGGGCCAAACCATGCCACCAACGCCCACCTGGCGCTAAAGGGCAAGCTAATGATGCCCATCCACTGGGGCACTTTTAACCTGGCCCTGCACGCATGGCATGAGCCGGTTGATTTGCTGCTGAAGTATGCGAAAGAGAAGAATATCGAGCTATTTCTCCCCTCGCCGGGCACACCTACAGAGGTGAAAGGCGCATTTAATTCAGCATGGTGGGAGCCGTTTTTGAGTTGA
- the ispG gene encoding (E)-4-hydroxy-3-methylbut-2-enyl-diphosphate synthase: MNADAIKLPGRYCNSLTEYSRFVTREVFIGDVPLGGNNPIRIQSMTTTDTMDTMGTVEQSIRMIDAGCELVRITAPSIKEAQNLENIKRELRARGYQTPLVADIHFTPNAAEVAARIVEKVRVNPGNYADKKRFDQIDYTDAEYQGELDRIFQKFSPLVKVCKEYGTAMRIGTNHGSLSDRIMSRYGDTPQGMVESAMEFMRMCEALNYYNLVVSMKSSNPQVMVQAYRLLVETMTAEGMNYPLHLGVTEAGDGEDGRIKSAVGIGTLLEDGLGDTVRVSLTEEPEAEAPVAIALVNRYSERLNGERLKEKGAEENDLLPLSFNLSPQYNPYEYRKRETYEANAFIGGHLVPRVVLDLSKQNLKDPSVMNAAGYLYAPLLDKYNMADQSVDFVYLADELPSFAMPGNLKQLYNYSTWRALTDKTQCHPLFSLQEYITAEERSPSMNLVRVTNADIETEDFGSIPLDKTLVFVLETKEAHGMADQRAFFFKMEELGLDVPVIVKRSYTPPGLPEGEELKKEDLGGVDDITYLQLYASTDLGALLVDGYGDGIWIDAPTITPQAITSTSFGILQATRSRISKTEYISCPSCGRTLFDLMETTQMIRSRTSHLKGLKIGIMGCIVNGPGEMADADYGYVGSGTDKVTLYRGKEAVKKNINYANALDELIGIIKEDGNWVEPAQ, from the coding sequence ATGAATGCTGATGCTATAAAACTGCCGGGCCGTTATTGTAATTCGTTAACTGAATACTCGCGTTTTGTTACGCGCGAGGTTTTTATTGGCGATGTGCCGCTGGGCGGCAATAACCCCATTCGTATACAAAGCATGACCACTACCGATACTATGGACACCATGGGTACGGTAGAACAAAGCATCCGCATGATTGATGCAGGGTGCGAGCTGGTGCGTATTACCGCGCCAAGCATCAAAGAGGCACAAAACCTGGAGAACATCAAACGCGAGTTGCGTGCCCGCGGGTACCAAACCCCACTGGTGGCCGATATCCATTTTACCCCCAACGCTGCAGAAGTAGCCGCCCGCATTGTAGAAAAGGTGCGTGTGAATCCGGGTAACTATGCCGATAAAAAACGCTTCGACCAGATAGATTATACCGATGCTGAGTACCAGGGTGAGTTGGATAGAATTTTCCAGAAGTTTAGTCCGCTGGTAAAAGTTTGTAAAGAGTATGGTACTGCTATGCGTATTGGCACTAATCACGGTTCGCTGAGCGACCGGATTATGAGCCGCTACGGCGATACCCCGCAAGGCATGGTAGAAAGTGCTATGGAGTTTATGCGCATGTGCGAGGCGCTCAACTACTACAACCTGGTAGTGAGCATGAAAAGCAGTAACCCGCAGGTAATGGTGCAGGCCTACCGCCTGCTGGTAGAAACAATGACCGCCGAAGGCATGAACTACCCGCTGCATTTGGGCGTAACCGAAGCCGGTGACGGAGAGGACGGTCGCATCAAGTCTGCCGTAGGTATTGGTACCCTGCTGGAAGACGGACTGGGTGATACCGTACGCGTATCCCTGACCGAAGAACCAGAAGCCGAAGCACCGGTAGCTATCGCGCTGGTGAACAGATATTCAGAAAGGTTGAACGGAGAAAGGTTAAAGGAGAAAGGTGCTGAGGAAAATGACCTTTTGCCTTTAAGCTTTAACCTTTCACCTCAATATAACCCCTACGAATACCGCAAGCGCGAAACTTACGAGGCCAATGCCTTTATTGGCGGTCACCTGGTGCCGCGTGTGGTGTTAGATCTGTCTAAACAAAATTTGAAAGATCCATCGGTAATGAATGCTGCGGGCTACCTGTATGCGCCATTGCTGGATAAATATAACATGGCCGATCAGTCGGTTGATTTTGTGTACCTGGCCGATGAACTGCCTAGCTTTGCTATGCCGGGGAATTTGAAACAGCTTTATAACTACAGCACCTGGCGCGCGTTGACCGATAAAACGCAGTGTCATCCGCTGTTCTCTTTACAGGAATATATTACGGCTGAGGAACGCTCGCCATCTATGAACCTGGTACGCGTAACCAATGCCGATATTGAAACCGAAGATTTTGGCTCGATACCATTAGACAAAACGCTGGTATTTGTGCTGGAAACTAAAGAAGCTCATGGCATGGCAGATCAGCGCGCTTTCTTCTTTAAGATGGAAGAACTGGGGCTGGATGTGCCAGTGATTGTGAAGCGCAGCTATACCCCTCCCGGCCTCCCCGAAGGGGAGGAGTTAAAGAAGGAGGATTTAGGTGGGGTTGACGATATCACCTATCTGCAACTCTATGCCTCTACCGATTTAGGCGCGCTGCTAGTTGACGGTTATGGCGATGGTATTTGGATTGATGCGCCGACGATTACTCCGCAGGCTATCACTTCTACATCGTTCGGTATTTTGCAGGCTACACGTTCACGTATTTCAAAAACCGAATATATCTCTTGCCCAAGCTGCGGCCGTACGCTGTTTGATCTGATGGAAACGACCCAGATGATCAGGAGCAGAACCAGTCACCTGAAAGGGTTGAAAATTGGAATTATGGGCTGCATTGTAAACGGTCCCGGCGAAATGGCCGATGCTGATTACGGTTACGTAGGTTCTGGTACCGATAAGGTGACGTTGTACCGCGGTAAAGAAGCCGTGAAAAAGAACATCAACTACGCCAATGCGCTTGATGAACTGATTGGCATTATTAAAGAAGACGGCAACTGGGTAGAGCCCGCGCAATAG
- a CDS encoding energy transducer TonB produces MNKEIANVQLRFNCPANWDAMTPINGGRYCTQCNKIVYDFTDARQQEFLQILAECGGNLCGRFRQEQVALQPVVLRGWKRWASAALMLLGISVFQQANAQQKTPQKAGIKVDKKAKDDLIMLGDVEILPQPSFPGGNDGLMNFLKQNIHYPKGAVNGKVFASFIVSKAGKITDIKIMRGLNSVTDAEVIRVLKLMPDWIPGTINGKPADITYTLPVAFAANK; encoded by the coding sequence ATGAATAAAGAGATAGCAAATGTGCAATTACGGTTTAACTGCCCTGCCAATTGGGACGCTATGACACCGATAAACGGCGGCAGGTATTGCACCCAATGCAACAAAATCGTTTATGATTTTACAGACGCCAGACAGCAAGAATTTCTGCAAATACTGGCCGAGTGCGGCGGTAACCTTTGCGGTCGTTTCAGACAAGAACAGGTGGCTCTACAGCCTGTTGTTTTACGCGGCTGGAAGAGGTGGGCATCGGCAGCGTTGATGTTATTGGGTATTTCTGTATTTCAACAGGCCAATGCGCAACAAAAGACTCCGCAAAAAGCAGGTATTAAAGTTGATAAGAAAGCTAAGGACGATCTAATAATGTTGGGGGATGTCGAGATTTTGCCGCAACCCAGTTTTCCTGGAGGCAATGACGGGCTGATGAATTTCCTTAAACAAAACATCCATTATCCTAAGGGAGCAGTCAATGGAAAAGTATTTGCCAGTTTTATTGTCAGCAAGGCCGGCAAAATAACCGACATAAAAATAATGCGGGGATTAAATTCCGTAACCGATGCCGAGGTGATTAGAGTTCTAAAACTGATGCCAGATTGGATACCCGGCACCATCAACGGCAAACCCGCAGACATAACCTACACGCTACCAGTAGCCTTTGCAGCGAACAAATAA
- a CDS encoding DUF2911 domain-containing protein, which yields MKKLLVLTMIVALFGTLTAKAQGKPQRPSPPDTVKAVTSAGVDISVAYSQPAIKGRTIGKEIAPWGQIWRTGANEETALTVSKDVKVNGNALPAGKYSIWTIPGEKEWTIIINSNTKNWGTQHDAAADLFKFTVKTEKSAAFTERLKFAIDKSGKVSFSWGDYMVAFNVK from the coding sequence ATGAAAAAATTATTAGTACTTACTATGATTGTTGCGCTGTTTGGCACCCTTACGGCCAAAGCGCAAGGCAAGCCACAGCGCCCTAGTCCGCCGGATACCGTAAAAGCCGTTACATCAGCCGGGGTAGATATTTCTGTAGCTTATAGCCAGCCAGCTATTAAAGGTCGTACCATTGGCAAAGAGATTGCGCCCTGGGGCCAGATCTGGCGTACAGGCGCCAATGAAGAGACCGCGCTTACCGTGAGCAAAGACGTAAAAGTTAACGGCAACGCCCTGCCAGCCGGCAAATACAGCATCTGGACCATCCCTGGCGAAAAAGAGTGGACCATCATCATCAACTCTAACACCAAAAACTGGGGCACCCAGCATGATGCCGCTGCCGATCTGTTTAAATTCACCGTTAAAACAGAAAAATCAGCTGCATTTACCGAGCGTTTGAAATTTGCTATCGATAAATCGGGCAAAGTATCATTCTCCTGGGGCGACTATATGGTGGCCTTCAACGTAAAATAA
- the mgrA gene encoding L-glyceraldehyde 3-phosphate reductase — protein MTYVPSSARYNNMQYRRCGRSGLKLSALSLGLWHNFGGVDVEENFRAILHTAFDNGITHFDLANNYGPPPGSAETNFGKILREDFAGYRDELIISSKAGYTMWDGPYGDWGSKKYLVSSLDQSLKRMGLDYVDIFYHHRPDPETPLEETMAALDLIVRQGKALYVGISNYPADQTAEAVKILRSLGTPCLIHQPKYSMFVRWVEDGLMDVLGNEGVGCIPFSPLAQGMLTDKYLHGIPQDSRAARANFLKPDMITDERLKQINQLNDLAQQRGQTLAQMALAWLLKDDRVTSVLIGASRPAQLLDSMKCLDNIAFSADELAQIENILQQA, from the coding sequence ATGACCTACGTACCATCTTCTGCACGTTATAATAACATGCAATACCGCCGTTGCGGCCGCAGTGGACTGAAACTTTCGGCATTATCACTGGGCCTGTGGCATAACTTCGGTGGTGTGGATGTGGAAGAGAACTTTCGCGCCATACTGCACACTGCTTTTGATAACGGTATCACCCATTTTGATCTGGCCAACAATTACGGGCCGCCGCCGGGCAGTGCCGAAACCAATTTTGGCAAAATACTGCGCGAGGATTTTGCCGGCTATCGCGATGAGCTGATTATCAGTAGCAAGGCCGGTTATACCATGTGGGATGGCCCTTACGGCGATTGGGGTTCAAAGAAATACCTGGTATCCAGTCTTGATCAAAGCCTTAAACGTATGGGGCTGGATTATGTAGACATCTTTTACCATCATCGCCCGGATCCGGAAACACCGTTGGAAGAAACTATGGCTGCGTTGGATCTGATTGTTCGTCAGGGTAAAGCTTTATATGTAGGCATCTCTAACTATCCGGCCGATCAAACTGCCGAGGCAGTGAAAATCCTGCGCTCATTAGGTACACCGTGCCTCATTCATCAGCCTAAATACTCCATGTTTGTGCGTTGGGTAGAGGATGGTTTGATGGATGTGCTGGGTAACGAGGGTGTGGGCTGTATCCCCTTCTCGCCGTTGGCGCAGGGCATGCTGACGGATAAATACCTGCACGGTATTCCGCAGGATTCACGTGCGGCAAGGGCAAACTTCCTGAAACCGGACATGATTACCGACGAGCGCCTGAAACAGATCAACCAGCTGAACGACCTGGCGCAGCAACGCGGCCAAACACTGGCGCAAATGGCGCTGGCCTGGTTACTGAAAGACGACCGTGTAACATCGGTACTGATTGGCGCCAGTCGCCCGGCACAATTACTAGACTCGATGAAATGCCTGGATAACATTGCCTTTAGTGCAGATGAACTGGCACAGATTGAAAATATATTACAGCAAGCATAA
- the hemB gene encoding porphobilinogen synthase, which translates to MLQRPRRNRKSEVIRQMVQETHVTAANLIFPLFIIEGNNQKSEVSSMPGIYRHSIDNLLREVESCLKLGLKSFDLFPNVAEVLKDKFATESYREETLYLRAIREVKKEFPEACVITDVAMDPYSSDGHDGIVENGVILNDETLAILGKMALAHAQAGADIIAPSDMMDGRVGYIRNVLDDNGFSDVSIMSYTAKYASAFYGPFRDALNSAPKFGDKKTYQMNPANQREALIEADLDEAEGADFLMVKPALAYLDVIKLLKDNTELPVAAYNVSGEYAMLKAAVQKGWLNEQRATTEVLTSIRRAGATAILTYHAKEVLENKWL; encoded by the coding sequence ATGTTACAACGACCAAGAAGAAACCGGAAAAGCGAAGTAATACGCCAGATGGTGCAGGAAACACACGTTACTGCGGCCAACCTGATTTTTCCGTTGTTTATTATTGAGGGCAATAACCAAAAGAGCGAAGTAAGCTCTATGCCCGGCATCTATCGTCATTCTATTGATAACCTGCTGCGCGAGGTGGAAAGCTGCCTCAAGCTGGGTTTAAAGTCTTTCGACCTGTTTCCTAACGTGGCCGAAGTGCTGAAAGATAAATTTGCTACCGAAAGCTACCGCGAAGAAACGCTGTACCTGCGCGCCATCCGCGAGGTGAAAAAAGAGTTCCCTGAGGCCTGCGTAATTACCGACGTGGCGATGGACCCTTACAGTAGCGATGGCCATGACGGTATTGTAGAAAACGGCGTGATCCTGAATGACGAAACTTTAGCCATTCTGGGCAAAATGGCCCTGGCCCACGCACAGGCTGGTGCTGATATTATTGCTCCGAGCGATATGATGGACGGCAGGGTAGGCTATATCCGCAATGTGCTGGATGATAATGGCTTTAGCGATGTATCCATCATGTCTTACACTGCCAAATATGCCAGTGCGTTTTACGGTCCGTTCCGCGATGCATTGAACTCTGCTCCCAAATTTGGCGATAAAAAAACATATCAAATGAATCCCGCTAATCAGCGTGAAGCGCTGATTGAAGCAGATCTGGATGAAGCAGAAGGTGCCGATTTCCTGATGGTGAAACCGGCATTGGCTTACCTGGACGTAATTAAACTCTTAAAAGATAACACCGAACTGCCTGTAGCAGCCTACAACGTAAGCGGCGAATATGCCATGCTGAAAGCTGCCGTACAAAAAGGCTGGCTCAATGAGCAGCGTGCCACTACCGAGGTGCTTACCAGCATCCGTAGGGCTGGTGCAACGGCTATATTGACCTACCACGCTAAGGAAGTGTTGGAGAATAAATGGTTGTAA
- a CDS encoding Gfo/Idh/MocA family protein, whose protein sequence is MINWGIIGCGDVTEKKSGPAFSKVEGSKLVAVMRRDAEKAADYAQRHHVGRWYDDAHDLLADEDVNAIYIATPPSSHVDYAIDAIAAGLNVYVEKPVAMNAEEAVTLARVLAKSDVKLTVAHYRRAVPMFVKIKELLDAGTIGEVRTVQIRMWQKLQPQLVAKTGDNWRVDPNIAGGGYFHDLAPHQLDLMLHWFGEPVAYQGYGVNQSKAYAADDHVCGQIVFKNNVVVNGSWCFNVAESEVADSCEIIGTQGKITFPFFGNQLNWHNQDGAQNITFQHPEHIQQPMIEKIVAYFNGEGPNPCTIEEAALVMDMIDAFSQKVQ, encoded by the coding sequence ATGATAAACTGGGGAATTATAGGTTGCGGCGATGTGACCGAGAAAAAAAGCGGACCGGCATTTAGTAAAGTTGAAGGCAGTAAGCTGGTTGCCGTAATGCGCCGCGATGCAGAGAAAGCAGCAGATTACGCTCAACGTCATCATGTTGGCCGTTGGTATGACGATGCGCATGATTTGCTGGCCGATGAGGATGTGAACGCCATTTATATTGCCACGCCGCCGTCTTCGCACGTGGACTATGCTATTGACGCCATTGCCGCCGGATTGAACGTGTATGTTGAAAAGCCGGTAGCCATGAATGCCGAAGAGGCCGTTACACTGGCGCGTGTACTTGCCAAAAGCGATGTAAAACTGACCGTGGCGCACTACCGCCGTGCGGTACCTATGTTTGTGAAGATAAAAGAACTTTTAGATGCCGGAACCATTGGCGAGGTGCGCACCGTGCAGATCCGCATGTGGCAAAAATTACAGCCGCAGCTGGTAGCCAAAACGGGGGATAACTGGCGCGTTGATCCCAACATTGCGGGGGGTGGTTACTTTCATGACCTGGCCCCGCATCAACTGGATTTAATGCTGCACTGGTTTGGCGAGCCGGTAGCCTATCAGGGCTATGGCGTAAATCAGTCTAAAGCCTACGCCGCCGACGATCATGTGTGTGGACAGATTGTTTTTAAAAACAATGTGGTAGTAAACGGCTCATGGTGCTTTAATGTGGCCGAAAGCGAAGTAGCAGATAGCTGCGAGATCATTGGCACCCAGGGCAAGATCACCTTCCCCTTCTTTGGCAACCAACTGAACTGGCACAACCAGGATGGAGCGCAAAACATTACCTTCCAGCATCCGGAGCATATACAACAGCCTATGATTGAAAAAATTGTGGCCTACTTTAACGGCGAGGGCCCGAACCCATGCACCATTGAAGAAGCTGCCCTGGTAATGGATATGATAGATGCTTTTAGCCAAAAAGTGCAATAA
- the hemA gene encoding glutamyl-tRNA reductase gives MKYLKVIAFTHKQVELKELGKLVICQEDLVPKLQQVKEQFAIPEIFYLSTCNRVAFIMATEQEVDKAFAQRFIQAMNIGLCPMHMDKFMEAAAIYENMDALEHLLRTSCSLESLVVGEKEILAQVRRAYEHCREQGLTGDYLRMVMNCTVKTAKEVYTHTNISKNPISVVSLAYRKLKDLKLCSNARVLIVGAGETNRNISRYLQKHKFGNFVVFNRTLSKAQELAADLNGEAFDLEALKTYNKGFDAIITCTSATQPLITPEIYRSLLNGETDRKTIVDLAIPNDVAAEVLELFPVNYIEVHSLNEIAQKNIQERYQELVHAEKIIDQNVSEFLPQLKQRRVELAMRQVPEKIKEIRNMAINTVFADEVQSMDEQSREILEKVINYMEKKYISVPMVMAKEIMINGN, from the coding sequence TTGAAGTATCTAAAGGTTATAGCGTTTACGCATAAACAGGTTGAGTTGAAGGAATTGGGTAAACTGGTAATTTGTCAGGAAGACCTCGTTCCCAAACTGCAGCAAGTGAAAGAGCAGTTTGCTATTCCAGAGATATTCTATCTATCTACCTGTAACCGTGTAGCTTTTATTATGGCTACCGAGCAAGAAGTAGACAAAGCTTTTGCCCAGCGCTTTATTCAGGCCATGAACATTGGCTTGTGCCCCATGCACATGGACAAGTTTATGGAGGCCGCTGCCATTTATGAAAACATGGACGCGCTAGAACACCTGCTGCGCACTTCATGCTCATTAGAAAGTTTGGTGGTGGGCGAAAAGGAAATCCTGGCGCAGGTGCGCCGCGCTTATGAGCATTGTCGCGAGCAGGGCCTTACCGGCGATTATCTGCGTATGGTGATGAACTGTACCGTTAAAACCGCTAAAGAGGTTTATACGCACACCAATATCTCTAAAAACCCAATCTCGGTAGTATCATTAGCCTATCGTAAACTAAAAGACCTGAAGTTGTGTAGCAACGCCCGTGTGCTGATTGTAGGCGCCGGCGAAACCAACCGCAACATTTCACGATATTTGCAGAAGCATAAGTTTGGCAATTTTGTCGTCTTTAACCGCACATTGTCTAAAGCGCAGGAGCTGGCTGCCGATCTGAACGGTGAAGCCTTTGACCTGGAAGCCCTCAAAACCTACAACAAAGGCTTCGACGCTATTATAACCTGCACTTCTGCTACTCAGCCACTCATCACTCCAGAAATTTACCGCTCATTGCTTAACGGCGAGACCGATAGGAAAACCATCGTCGATCTGGCTATCCCTAATGATGTTGCCGCGGAAGTGTTGGAGCTATTCCCGGTAAACTACATAGAGGTGCACTCGCTTAACGAGATTGCCCAGAAAAACATACAGGAGCGCTACCAGGAGCTGGTACATGCCGAGAAGATCATCGATCAAAACGTATCTGAGTTTTTGCCTCAACTGAAACAACGCCGTGTAGAACTGGCCATGCGCCAGGTGCCTGAGAAGATCAAAGAGATCCGCAATATGGCCATCAACACCGTTTTTGCTGATGAGGTACAAAGCATGGACGAGCAGTCTCGCGAGATATTGGAAAAGGTGATCAACTACATGGAGAAAAAGTACATCAGCGTACCCATGGTGATGGCTAAAGAGATCATGATCAACGGAAACTAG
- the hemC gene encoding hydroxymethylbilane synthase: MDRKVIIGTRGSELALWQANFVKDRLAEIGVAAELKIIKTQGDRIINLSFDKLEGKGFFTKELEEELQLGKIDLAVHSHKDLPTEHPPGLIIAAVSEREDPSELLLILKDCVDVHHKLSVKYGGIVGTSSNRRKAQLLAHRPDLEIQDLRGNVPTRIGKLRDEAYDAIMIAKAGVHRLGIDLSEFHVEELGPTEFIPAPAQGALAIQIRENDRELFDVLQALHHPEVAAELAVERKVLKSFGGGCHLPLGCYCRKHDDVYQVFTAKADEGDEFPDRLFLEVKTTEGIENTVLPYFAKDRKFPKKVFISRDISEHSYFRRALEIHDIEIEGRSLIRTVPVITKFDSYILKSVDWLFFTSKNAVEYFFNLKPEFRKKVQFGVMGAGSEEILRRQGYFADYVGESGDTAEVAAEFSKLANGSTILFPGSESAMRSIQKGLSAETKIIDLPVYETVLVEEAVASSADVLVFTSPSNVEAYFENNLLEPNQKVVAIGKSTGKKLEEADIKFVLPYSPDEVGLAEAVFGL; the protein is encoded by the coding sequence TTGGATAGAAAAGTAATTATAGGCACACGGGGGAGCGAGCTGGCTCTGTGGCAAGCCAACTTTGTTAAAGACAGGTTGGCAGAAATTGGCGTCGCTGCTGAGCTGAAGATCATCAAAACACAAGGCGATCGCATCATTAACCTCAGCTTTGATAAGCTGGAAGGTAAAGGGTTTTTCACCAAAGAGTTAGAAGAAGAATTACAATTAGGCAAAATAGATCTGGCCGTGCACTCGCACAAAGATCTGCCGACCGAGCATCCGCCGGGACTCATTATCGCAGCAGTTTCAGAGAGGGAAGATCCCTCTGAGCTGTTGCTGATTCTGAAAGACTGCGTTGATGTTCATCATAAATTATCGGTTAAATACGGTGGTATTGTAGGTACCTCGTCAAACCGTCGCAAAGCCCAGTTGCTGGCTCATCGTCCCGATCTGGAAATTCAGGATCTGCGCGGTAACGTGCCAACCCGTATTGGCAAACTGCGCGATGAGGCTTATGATGCCATTATGATTGCCAAAGCCGGTGTACACCGTTTAGGTATTGATCTGAGCGAATTCCACGTAGAAGAGTTGGGTCCAACGGAGTTTATCCCGGCCCCGGCCCAAGGTGCGCTGGCTATCCAGATTCGCGAGAACGACCGTGAGTTGTTTGATGTGCTGCAAGCGCTGCACCATCCGGAGGTTGCCGCCGAATTGGCCGTTGAACGTAAAGTGTTGAAAAGCTTCGGCGGCGGTTGTCATTTGCCTTTAGGTTGCTATTGCCGCAAACATGATGATGTGTACCAGGTATTTACTGCTAAGGCTGATGAAGGCGACGAGTTCCCTGACCGTTTGTTCCTGGAAGTGAAAACTACGGAAGGGATAGAAAATACCGTTCTGCCGTACTTTGCTAAAGACCGGAAATTCCCTAAAAAAGTATTCATCTCGCGCGATATTTCAGAGCATAGCTATTTCCGCCGCGCACTGGAGATCCATGATATTGAGATTGAAGGCCGTTCGCTTATCCGCACGGTGCCGGTAATCACAAAGTTTGACTCTTACATTCTGAAGAGTGTAGACTGGCTGTTCTTCACCAGTAAGAACGCCGTTGAATATTTTTTCAATCTGAAACCTGAGTTCCGTAAGAAAGTACAGTTTGGGGTGATGGGTGCAGGCTCAGAAGAAATACTGCGCCGCCAGGGATACTTTGCCGATTATGTGGGCGAAAGCGGCGATACAGCCGAAGTAGCCGCAGAGTTTTCTAAACTGGCCAACGGTAGCACTATCCTGTTCCCCGGATCAGAAAGTGCAATGCGCAGCATCCAGAAAGGATTATCCGCCGAAACAAAGATCATCGACCTGCCGGTTTATGAAACCGTGTTGGTAGAAGAAGCCGTGGCTTCTTCGGCAGATGTACTGGTATTTACAAGTCCGTCAAACGTAGAAGCTTACTTTGAAAATAACCTGCTTGAGCCCAACCAGAAGGTAGTGGCCATCGGTAAATCAACCGGTAAAAAGCTGGAAGAAGCCGATATTAAGTTCGTACTGCCATACTCGCCGGATGAAGTAGGTTTGGCCGAAGCGGTGTTTGGGTTGTAA